One Vibrio sp. 16 genomic window carries:
- a CDS encoding lipopolysaccharide biosynthesis protein has protein sequence MASNPLKNMSLYAVSLFLMKGISLFTLPLMAHYLSPVQLGQLEFIGITAVFFSMVIGLAMHENLYRFIGTIDCHDAQKRKASELYTATLLISSGLGIACFTLYNLIGAPIESISESQSFLIGIVLCYEAPLAIGLAWLRLHNQAMLFFKLCVTTVIVQVALLVMILFYRPDVTLIFAANVICTLGQFLFLHVYLPFSIRLPSREQLQSYLRYSSPLMLSAMVAFALSGAERWFIAGYTDLETLGIYAIAAKFALGVGIMIQPFHMWWMPRRFQVQQTQGNLAVAKTIQQGALLLCVIAVALSWASQLFITLALPANYHQAAQLVAITILIMVFKELTEMINIGILHAKQTTKLLSINLVAIVIAFIIGALTIEHGVYAILVALLCGQVSRFLFALIMSQRLLPLPYHTGATLGLIALSSLLVISGSFEQPQSVTLLMFVLQPLALIAYAQRVNLIDIKQVRKQFSTTAAAGEK, from the coding sequence TCTCGCTGTTTACCCTTCCATTGATGGCGCATTACCTCTCTCCTGTTCAACTCGGTCAGCTTGAGTTTATCGGCATCACAGCGGTCTTTTTTTCGATGGTCATTGGCTTAGCCATGCACGAGAATCTCTACCGTTTCATTGGAACCATTGATTGCCATGACGCACAAAAGCGCAAAGCGAGTGAGCTCTATACCGCAACGCTGCTGATCTCATCTGGCCTAGGGATAGCGTGTTTCACCCTTTACAACCTTATCGGTGCGCCTATTGAGAGCATCAGTGAAAGCCAGTCATTTTTAATCGGTATTGTGCTTTGCTATGAAGCGCCGCTCGCGATTGGGCTTGCTTGGTTGCGCCTTCACAATCAAGCCATGCTGTTTTTCAAACTGTGCGTCACCACCGTTATTGTGCAAGTGGCGTTACTGGTTATGATTTTGTTTTATCGCCCAGACGTGACACTGATTTTCGCTGCAAACGTCATTTGCACACTGGGGCAGTTTTTGTTTTTGCATGTCTACTTGCCATTTAGCATTCGCCTACCAAGCCGAGAACAATTACAAAGCTATCTGCGCTATTCCTCTCCTTTAATGCTGTCTGCAATGGTCGCGTTTGCACTAAGCGGCGCAGAACGTTGGTTTATTGCCGGCTATACAGATCTAGAAACACTTGGCATTTACGCCATCGCAGCAAAGTTTGCCCTAGGTGTGGGCATCATGATTCAACCCTTTCACATGTGGTGGATGCCAAGACGATTTCAGGTACAACAAACACAAGGCAACTTGGCGGTCGCAAAAACCATTCAACAGGGCGCGTTGTTGCTTTGTGTGATTGCTGTGGCTTTATCTTGGGCAAGCCAGTTGTTTATCACGCTAGCGCTGCCAGCAAACTATCATCAAGCAGCGCAATTGGTCGCGATTACTATTTTGATTATGGTGTTCAAAGAGCTCACTGAAATGATCAATATTGGTATTCTCCATGCCAAGCAGACCACCAAATTATTGTCGATTAATCTCGTTGCTATCGTCATCGCGTTTATCATCGGCGCGCTTACCATTGAACATGGGGTCTACGCCATTTTGGTTGCGCTATTGTGCGGCCAAGTCAGCCGATTCCTGTTTGCGCTCATCATGAGTCAGCGGTTGTTGCCACTTCCTTATCATACTGGTGCCACGCTAGGGCTGATCGCTTTGAGCTCGCTATTGGTCATCAGTGGCAGTTTCGAACAGCCGCAATCAGTGACCCTTTTGATGTTCGTCCTTCAACCGTTAGCACTGATCGCCTACGCGCAGCGCGTCAACTTGATTGACATCAAGCAGGTCCGTAAACAGTTCTCGACCACCGCTGCGGCGGGTGAAAAGTAG